One segment of candidate division KSB1 bacterium DNA contains the following:
- a CDS encoding ABC transporter ATP-binding protein, whose amino-acid sequence MDDQEIFFTVINLRKEYQINPKIKNSKALERPAVNNVSFHLNNGECMAIVGESGSGKTTLGRCLLRLVKPDGGSVIYQGKDLLAIPEKHYRHYRRKFQMIFQDASLALNPRQTIASCLAEPIRLYEKCGKNELWKRVDDLLQLVHLDVEIKNRYPQQLSGGQRQRVSIARALAVKPKLLIADEPTSSLDASVKYKIIELLKHLQLKFKMTMVLISHDINLVLNMSDRIGVMYKGDLVEISNTNLAIHNLMHPYSRLLIESARFNKAYNDTKNDLDPSFLKSKGSQACSFSDRCPWTEMRCCHEKPLLRNIGNNHFVACHFAEKVAKEPKFSRNIKASEPVF is encoded by the coding sequence ATGGATGACCAAGAGATATTTTTTACTGTAATCAACTTAAGAAAAGAATATCAAATAAATCCTAAAATTAAAAATAGTAAGGCCTTGGAAAGGCCGGCTGTGAATAATGTATCTTTTCATCTAAATAATGGTGAATGCATGGCCATTGTGGGGGAATCCGGAAGCGGTAAAACAACACTTGGCCGTTGTTTGTTACGGTTGGTTAAACCGGACGGGGGGAGTGTGATTTATCAAGGGAAGGATCTTTTAGCAATTCCTGAAAAACATTATCGCCATTATCGTAGAAAATTTCAAATGATATTTCAAGATGCTTCTCTGGCTCTCAATCCAAGACAGACTATCGCTTCATGCCTTGCAGAACCAATACGATTATATGAGAAATGTGGTAAGAATGAACTATGGAAACGGGTCGATGACTTACTCCAATTGGTCCACTTAGATGTCGAAATCAAAAATAGATATCCTCAACAACTAAGTGGAGGTCAGCGTCAGCGAGTTTCAATCGCACGGGCTTTGGCTGTTAAGCCAAAACTATTAATTGCAGATGAACCTACATCAAGTCTGGACGCATCAGTAAAATACAAAATCATTGAGTTATTAAAGCATCTCCAACTTAAATTTAAAATGACAATGGTTTTGATTTCACATGACATAAATTTGGTTTTAAATATGTCGGATCGTATAGGAGTAATGTATAAAGGTGATCTGGTTGAAATATCAAATACGAATTTAGCGATTCACAATTTAATGCATCCTTATTCCAGGTTGCTGATAGAATCTGCAAGATTTAATAAAGCATACAATGATACGAAAAATGATTTGGACCCTTCTTTCCTAAAATCTAAAGGAAGCCAAGCGTGTAGTTTTTCAGATCGCTGCCCATGGACAGAAATGAGATGTTGTCACGAAAAGCCACTTCTGAGAAATATAGGAAATAATCATTTTGTAGCTTGTCATTTTGCTGAGAAAGTTGCAAAAGAGCCTAAATTTTCTAGAAATATTAAAGCTAGTGAACCAGTTTTTTAA